The sequence below is a genomic window from Lolium perenne isolate Kyuss_39 chromosome 4, Kyuss_2.0, whole genome shotgun sequence.
TCGTCAAAAGAAGTGTCTCTCTCCGCGGGATCTGatccaaaagaagaaaaaggtTGGTTTTAATTGGCCAACGTGGGGATTTGATCCAGGGATTTCAGGTTAAGGGACCAGACAGATTACCACTAAGCTGCTGCTTGCTATGTTGATAGGAGGAAGGCGCGgaaaaaaaagaaacaagcagAGGCGAAGCTCGGGCAGACACGGCCATGGCGGAGTCCCTGGTCCACCATGGCTTCGTCGGAGGGGGGCGAACCGGGACGAGACAGATGGCGTCGGGGGTGCGGATCAACGCGCTGAACCTGATGGTGGTGGTGCTGGGTCCAGGGgctcgccggagcatcgccggcatcGAGCTcctgcggaggaggcggcggtcaGCAAGGTACGGAGATGAAACAGAGGGGACGGGGGCGAGCGAGTGGTCAGGGAGATCGAGAacatcaccaggaagtcgatggTGTTGTTCGTTTGACCGGAGGAGGACGAACGGCAACGAATTCGATGGAAAACTGTGCCGGGGTTGGAGAAGAAACGGCGACCGTGGCGGCGATTCACAGCGCTCGGGGACGATTCCTTGCAGGGGTATGTACAGCTCGACGAGGCGCTTCTCCTGGTGCTCTCGGCTTGGCAAGGGGCGGCCGGAGTCGTTCGGTCGACGGCGGGGAGGTGCGGTACTGTGGGGTTTCTCCTTCCGTTTGCTCACacagaagagaaaagaaaaagaggaagggTGGAGGAAGGTAGGTGGCGGCGGCGTGGATgggagagaggctagggtttctcCAGGGTTGGGAGATGGATTTAAGAGGGGGAAGAGGAGGTGGAGCACGGCAGGGGACCATGGCTCACGTTCTGTGCGTGCCACAAGACGACGATGAGGAGCTCGGTCTCCATCGAACGAAGGGGTATGGGCCGGGGAAGGAAGGTGGGCTTGGGCTGCTAGGAAGAGAAGAAGCAGGCCAGGaaatgagagagaggagagaggcccGAACCAGGATGAATCcaaagatggagagagagagggaaaacaAATACAAGCATTGCCAAAATATTAGTTTTGTTTTCTTAGGGTTttgtaaaaggaaagaaaagaggATGGTTTATtatataaaccatatgagagggaaaccgaaatagttttattttaaaaataacttttatttgataaaatcttgtgcatgatatgatgcatatgccatgatgatgcatagaAGAAAAGGAACAGGCAAATCTAATAGggtgctacccggggccgttacaatcgacaccactaacaagggatcgcgccccgagatcccacctcaaggtacggtggagagaggtgaactatcgggtcttctggcgatgtgtcgatctcctcgacaccactaacaagaattcttgctccacgtagatcggcgacaccaccaacaagaactCGTTGTTCCATCATTGAAGATTTGCGTCTGTCGAGATCCTgcgaagatcggacctaataggtgaggggcaaagatcgtccaacccacgtcggaacctaagacttgGAGAGATAAGAGAGAAGATTCAAATTGCACAAAGGTAAGAAGAGAAAGaatagaggtaaggagaaaaatcagaactaatcagatctatccaacgaattttcgaAAATAGGTTTGacactctaaactcaacgaccgttggcaaggttatcctacaggctggactagtggggtaccgccaacctgagctctgataccaacttgtgacgccccggaaccggtaccctgaggatcccagcgaacccgccgaaaatccgcacgatatcgattcagagacgccctccgacacgacgtgcgcgacgaatcacacacgtgatgccagaggaattaacacgagcggtaacattacaatagGTTTATAATAGAGCCCacgagatacatatattacaacaacgactccaatgagacaagatacaaatatacaatacaaagatccaaatcatacagaagatcgaatacatccgagtacggataagatacaaattgaactaagagtcctgaagataaccagtggcgtccataaccctgcccaggccaagccggaagggtaaccttgctaacgtcgtcttcatcgaacatatcttcatacctgcccggttatatcccgtagaagcagcaataagtacgggttcgtacttaacaagacttcaagacgtataagcattcgtcaaccagtcgtcctttgtacttgaggcacgcaggggacttagaggacgcaagagaaacgtcataggcaatatggtggagttaagcggcagcgcgcaagcactaaaaacctatagagacactctacaacattcgtctaatcagaggagatgagagagcgcaaaaactaacagttctatactctgcaaacataacacagccgatactttcccccttcgccaagaagtacttacaaaggcactcacacggtggataagttttaaccatttattattagagttgtgctaacttactaagcaagttattatgattgaaacagcaggtgtaagttgtctatggtcgagtcatacagctccaagtcatccataaccgcggacacggcttatcgataagattgtaaccctgcaggggtgcccaaatgtgcccacacgcacgctcaacccacttacgacaggtggatatcacgactcgcactctccttcaccacaacaatgtccaggaagccacctaactaagttaacccgtttcagagcccgatcggaactctgacgcggacctagctgttgcgagaacggctaagaggatcagagcccactagaggatgacctcttaacaatacgtgccgcacctacggacgtgcaagagacaacggggttacaaggcactcacggcttccccaaaagtaacatcatatcatctgaccacaaagaaacatgcttgcacgcccgggagaaacaaaacaaacatccaaactagttgtggccactggacaaagctgtagattccggcagtggtcgaggggagacccggtaagcatacccacgtgtggttagagcgctcagtctcggaacagataacaagaactcgggatcctaagatatttaggaaacacaagtgagccgtcataaaacgagcagctgacccaccgatgcctccgctaaacatatatcaacaactaaagtaaccatgattctttccAACATAtaaccaataagataaataacaacggtaacaagataagacagcactagcatgcactacgactcgcaagggcagactcgataaccaaacaatagctgtaggaggtggtggtggcaatatggtctgcttgaggtaacaagtggaaagggacacgtgacaagaacgcaacttaaggatagcatgagggagaaggcaaaataaaataggtgagcgactcctgcagggacaggagtataggggaaatgcttgcctgttaaagcttgccgagggacatccggagaacttgtcgtatctcacaacaccacttcgcgatcctatccgggaagaagcaaatgctggaacacacacaacgtatgcaatcttactactacggaagaagaaccagcatgatcaagatgatatgcatgacatggcagcgaTGATGcaatgcacttatccaatttaatcggagtcggaaccccgggtaAACAATttagagttggagttgcattttctaccgtcaatgttaagtgttgattagcatggcagtagcatggcaagggtgagatacttcaatattaaacggagcggggaaaaccatgtcgatgttccgaaatactccgcatatatgtgaggtgagatgcacaaactatcacgtcacgacatgatgcgggatgcaaacaggcatatggatggcatattcatgttcctcatatttttctgatcaaaatagACATCTCATTTATATTATTTGGATTTATAGTTTGCAAGTTATGAGTAGGCAGATTtgtaaaaaggaaaaaaataaaaGACAGGAGAGGGCCGGATGGGGAAGGAGGCCTGCTACctggccgaggcggcggcggACCGTGGCTGGGCGCGCGTGCGTGATGGGCTAAGGCGAGAGGGAGATTGGACCGGCCCATGGGACGCAAGATCTGTTTCAGGAGTTAGAGATAAAAAGTTTGGCTTAATTAGCCAGAAGTGGGAATTGAACTCACAATCTCCACAAGCTGAACATAGGAACAAACCATCTGGGCTACGGGTGCTGATGTCGATACTGGGAAGGCTCCTCGTCAAAAGAAGTGTCTCTCTCCGCGGGATCTGATCCAAAATAAGAAAAAGGTTGGTTTTAATTGGCCAACGTGGCGATTTGATCCAGGGATCTCAGGTTAAGGGACCAGACAGATTACCACTAAGCTGCTGCTTGCTATGTTGATAGGAGGAAGGCGTGgaaaaaaaagaaacaagcagAGGCGAAGCTCGGGCAGACACGGCCATGGCGGAGTCCCTGGTCCACCATGGCTTCGTCGGAGGGGGGGGCGAACCGGGACGAGACAGATGGCGTCGGGGGTGCGGATCAACGCGCTGAACCTGATGGTGGTGGTGCTGGGTCCAGGGgctcgccggagcatcgccggcgtcGAGCTcctgcggaggaggcggcggtcaGCAAGGTACGGAGATGAAACAGAGGGGATGGGGGCGAGCGAGTGGTCAGGGAGATCGGGAacatcaccaggaagtcgatggTGTTGTTCGTTTGACCGGAGGAGGACGAACGACAACGAATTCGACGGAAAACTGCACCGGGGTTGGAGAAGAAACGGCGACCGTGGCGGCGATTCACAGCGCTCGGGGACGATTCCTTGCAGGGGTATGTACAGCTCGACGAGGCGCTTCTCCTGGTGCTCTCGGCTTGGCAAGGGGCGGCCGGAGTCGGTCGGTCGACGGCGGGGAGGTGCGGTACTGTGGGGGTTTCTCCTTCCGTTTGCTCACacagaagagaaaagaaaaagaggaagggTGGAGGAAGGTAGGTGGCGGCGGCGTGGATgggagagaggctagggtttctcCAGGGTTGGGAGATGGATTTAAGAGGGGGGAGAGGAGGTGGAGCACGGCAGGGGACCATGGCTCACGTTCTGTGCGTGCCACAAGACGACGATGAGGAGCTCGGTCTCCATCGAACGAATGGGTATGGGCCGGGGAAGGAAGGTGGGCTTGGGCTGCTAGGAAGAGAAGAAGCAGGCCAGGaaatgagagagaggagagagtccCGAACCAGGATGAATCcaaagatggagagagagagggaaaacaAATACAAGCATTGCCAAAATATTAGTTTTGTTTTCTTAGGGTTTTGTTAAAGGAAAGAAAAGAGGATGgtttaaaccatatgagagggaaaccgaaatagttttattttaaaaataacttttatttgataaaatcttgtgcatgatatgatgcatatgccatgatgatgcatagaAGAAAAGGAACAGGCAAATCTAATAGggtgctacccggggccgttacactgTTCTTGCAGCTGTGGTCCTGGGAGAGGTTCCCGATTGGTCGGCCAGACATAGATGCTGAGCGCCCTTTCGGGGCAAACGAGTTGGATGATCCGGACCACATCGATATGCCTACTTTCGGCATACTTTGGACACGTCGCGAGGTATGTAGACTGTAGAACATAGTTCTTTCGTAATTTATAGTTTTGCACGAGTACTGACTATTTCTCTCCGCAGAGACGATTTGCTCGCGACCAGGTCAGGAACTGCTACCCTGCGTTCACCGAGCAGTTCGACGTGCTCGATGATAGGGCGGTGATCTGGCAGCCCTATATGGCCGCCGCCGTGCATGCAAGGTACCCCGGCGGGATCTCTAACCTCTGCTATAGAGATTGTGCGTACTGGATGACACAGTCGAAGATCATCTTCGATGTGTCCGTGGAGATAATGTCCCAGCAGAGGATCATGAGGCAGTTCGGCTCTCGGCAGCTGGTCGATCCTCCACCACCGATAGCACCTCTCCCTGCCTACGTCCACAAGTAAGTTCTGAGCATCGCTAAGTTTAAGATTGTTCATCATGGTTCGGCTAACCGACACAATTATTTTCTGCAGGTACAACAGGAAGGGTACTAGCCACTCCTCGACATGGTGGCTTCAGCGCGTTGGCTCGTATGTTGCTGAGTGGGATGGCGCGACAACACACGTCTGGCCGAACGATGAGCAGTTTGACCCACAGGAGTTTGACGCATATCTGCAGAGGTACACTGCAGCCACGCGAGTGCGCCTCATCCAGCCGACTGATCCAGCTGAGGCGCCACCTGCGTCTATGCACGATATGTACCCGATTCAGTCCACAGCCGGTAGTCGACAGCATGCGGTACGTATAACTTTCTATTCCACCATCATACTTGTCTTTTATCTATTGGGTTCTACGATTTATATGCTACCATCATTTTTCAGGGTCAGCTGACTGCAGACTTACAGGATGAAGTCGCTCGGTACACACGTCAAGTGTCCAGTGCGCCTCTTCTGCAGCGTGACCAACATGTGTCATGGTTGAGACGACTCGAGGACAAGCTACGCGGGATCTACTCGGCTATCACGTGCAGCCGTAGTTCCGACGTCGTTCAGCACCACCTCCTTCCACCGCGACCCTCCACACAGCAGCAGCGACGGCCACATCTCACACCGACCGTGACACCCAGACCACCGCCTCCTGGCCGGGCAGGAGGTTCGTCGTGGCAGCAGCACACTCCTTCCGTCGACGACTATCAGTACCAGCAACACGGATCACGGCCTCGTCTCACGCCGACGGCGACACCCAGACCACCACCTCCTGACCAGGCAGGAGGTTCGTCGTGGCAGCAGCATCACACTCCTTCCTTCGACGACTTGCAGTACTATCAGCAGCAAGCTGCTTTCGACCAGTGGCAGCAGCAGCAAGCCCCTTTCATGGGAGGAGCAGGATACACACAGGGTATGTAGTATTCTATATATTGTGTTCCATATAAACTATACTCCACTTAGTTTGACATCACTTATGTTTCGTGGCACGGGATACACGCAGCACACTGCGTCCAATCCTTCATGGGGAGCTAGTGATCAGGATCCTGAGCACACGGAGTATTACAGCACGCAGCAGAACTATGTCGGTATGCAGACTCCTCCACCAGAGCCCACACAGGAGACACAGTACGACCCCGAGTCCGGTTCCTGGATCCCTGCTCGCATAACCAGGGCTCCGGACAGGTTCGGTTGGACACCCCGTGCTACGCCGCCCCCACGAAACCCCAGACGCCGTCCATAATTTCAGATATTTATGTATCTATGTATCATTATGTATCAGACTTTATGTATGAACTATGTATCAGTACTCTCCTAACCCTAAGCGTGTCGTCCGaataaagaaaataaatccaTACAATTAATCGGGTATTAGCAAGCCAATTGGTTTGTAGCAGTCCAGTTGGTCTATAGCAGTCCAGTTGGTCAGCTATCGACCAACGAGGTCGGCCTGCTATAGGACGACCGAGTCACACTTTCGGAAATTTTTGAAAACGCGCGCTATTCCTGCACTTAAATAATTAATTCGTATTATATATTTAAAAAAATTCGCCCTGACCTAGATCGTATACAGCTCAGCCCCATATTTGCACGTGACAAGCATCACAAGTAATCAATTAAGATTGGGAAATACTGGTGTTCCCCTGGGGGATCGTGGCAAGCGATCGTCCGCCTACGTGGCACATGCGTGCCCTTGCAAGTTGCAACGTGAGAGATAGAGCGGTGGATGGGGTCCACCATGAGAATATCGTTTTCCGTCGCTTCTCTCTACACGAAACTCCCCTCGTTATCTCCTTCCCCATCTCAAACACAGAACCAGTCTGCCATGAATCCTACCCCGCCTCCTCCTAATCCTCGCCACGCCGTGCAAGCTCGACGACCACCTCGCCAGCTCTTCGTCCTCGCGCCACCGCTCCCCTGCCTCATCATCCTCAAGCTCGAGCCCGGTCTCAGTCAGCTCCTCGTCCTCCCGTTACTCCTCAAGCTCGGAGACGACGACTGCGTCCCGGCCCGCTCCTCAACCTCGCAGGGCTCCACCCAGGCGCCCATCCGGTGTACTGCACGAGCTCGTCACCCTCCGGCGAGGTCGCTGCGACCATGCTCGCCGCCTGCGGCCACCGCTGTTGCCGCTCCGGCCATGGCGATGGCGATGCTTCTGCGAACCCGTCAATGGCGCTGCTGCAATTGTTGTGCAACGTTGCTACAAAGGATGGCCGGGCCTGCTACGAACGGCAAGCGCCCGCCTACTCAGCCGCCACCCATGGCGCATGCCCCGCTCCTGCAGGCACACCAGGCCAGGCCCAAGGTCCCCACCTCCTCGTCCTCCGATGGCCCCCCAAGCTCGGCCGGCGCAGCTGCAACCATGGTGTGGTGGAGCACTGCGAAGGATGGCAGGGGCGGCGCTGCTACTTGTGGCTGTCCGCATCGCTACACGCGGTTGGTGTCCGTGCTACTTTGTGGCGTTGGCGTCTGCTACGAAGGGCGGCGGCCGCTGCTACGAAGGGCGGCGGCGCGACAGCATATGCTACAATAGGCGTCGGCGTCCGCTACAGAGGGCGGAGGAGTCTGCTACAAAAGGAGGCGGCGACTGCTACAAAGGGCGACGGCGGCTGCTACAATAGGCGTCGGCCTCTGCTACGAAGGGCGGAAGTGTCTCCTACAATAGGCGGCGGAGCGCCGGCGTCTGCTACATGTGGCGTCGGCCTCTGCTACATGTCGCGGCGGTGGCTGCTACAACAGGCGGCGGTGGCTGCTACCATGGGCGTCTGCAGCTGCTACATAGGTCGGCAATGGCTGCTACAAGCAGTGCCGGCGTCTGCTACAAACGGAGCGCCGCCGTGCTGCAAAGGATTTCGGCGAGGCCGGCGGCGAAGCTACATGTTCAAGATGGCGGTGCTGCACGTGAGCGGCCGTGGTGCAGCCGCGCGGTGGTACTGCCGGACCTGGCAGCGCTTCTGGTGACGCGGGGCAGGTCGTGCGTCCGGGGGATGACGGGAATTTTTCCTTttgcttttttgttttgtttcctctACGCGGGACGGTTGACTTAATCAGACGATCGCTAACATCTCCATCGAAACGGCTGGTGACCCGGGGGATCGGGGATTTgatccccgggggacgctcagcgctGCCCATTAAGATTTCAGTACATGTTATACTCTATGGGTGAAGGCCGGCTAGAATTGAAGAATTGAAGAAGATCGTATGATATGCGTTACTCACCAGTTGACGAGGTCCTTGAACTTATAAAGGGAAGCGCTCATGCTTGTTGCTGACCCAGGCGATGGTTGCATCAGCCCGTGCTTCTCCTATGCGTCAATCTTCTACACGTCCCTT
It includes:
- the LOC127347827 gene encoding uncharacterized protein codes for the protein MASGVRINALNLMVVVLGPGARRSIAGVELLRRRRRSARRKGTGKSNRVLPGAVTLFLQLWSWERFPIGRPDIDAERPFGANELDDPDHIDMPTFGILWTRRERRFARDQVRNCYPAFTEQFDVLDDRAVIWQPYMAAAVHARYPGGISNLCYRDCAYWMTQSKIIFDVSVEIMSQQRIMRQFGSRQLVDPPPPIAPLPAYVHKYNRKGTSHSSTWWLQRVGSYVAEWDGATTHVWPNDEQFDPQEFDAYLQRYTAATRVRLIQPTDPAEAPPASMHDMYPIQSTAGSRQHAGQLTADLQDEVARYTRQVSSAPLLQRDQHVSWLRRLEDKLRGIYSAITCSRSSDVVQHHLLPPRPSTQQQRRPHLTPTVTPRPPPPGRAGGSSWQQHTPSVDDYQYQQHGSRPRLTPTATPRPPPPDQAGGSSWQQHHTPSFDDLQYYQQQAAFDQWQQQQAPFMGGAGYTQGM